From one Triticum urartu cultivar G1812 chromosome 3, Tu2.1, whole genome shotgun sequence genomic stretch:
- the LOC125542943 gene encoding guanine nucleotide-binding protein subunit beta-like protein, protein MSMPLPGRTLVDLDGDALAHCARHLGARDVASLAMACRPLRAAAYCDAVWYHLYRGQWPFQQVPRGALGIRELYIRRHTEVHQMKFDDPLSSIYYLDPTEPTPSHLMLDRNGVWFSQGPVVKRLRLGLDMELVETYRTHSARITCMRLFPLIDTPLYRSDAHRNEMALVTSSTDRTVRLCWKGQSRCYKGHSGPVTALADKLLDDGECKILATGGEDCTIRLWSMNTRAKKHPLISTLHGHEKTLSLLSVAWHKSSLLVSSSKDTKVKVWDTMAPPSSVSSSCVGGAHLNSSGPPIAIKCYESLCYIAAGSEVTAIDLRTMKKASVLALRNQRILSCEMLPSEWLICTGIKDKALLWDIRKPQELKHTVAELHSDGPVTLLHLDPYKVVMGAPWDGQVHVWETRTGHLVNRLSCDEPVKSGGRSTVSAMAVDGCRIVTAGSSSTRGSLLHYQDFLRSSVPVALPGKEVSKFWGSQEYDDED, encoded by the exons ATGTCGATGCCGTTACCGGGGCGGACGCTCGTCGACCTCGACGGCGACGCGCTGGCCCACTGCGCGCGCCACCTCGGCGCCCGCGACGTCGCCAGCCTTGCTATGGCCTGCCGCCCGTTGCGCGCCGCCGCCTACTGCGACGCCGTATGGTACCACCTTTACAG GGGGCAATGGCCGTTTCAACAAGTGCCTCGTGGAGCTTTGGGGATTAGAGAACTATACATTCGGAGGCACACTGAAGTACATCAAATGAAATTTGATGATCCCTTATCATCTATTTATTATCTAGATCCCACGGAGCCGACACCAAGCCATCTAATGCTTGATAGGAATGGTGTTTGGTTCTCTCAA GGGCCAGTAGTCAAAAGATTGAGGCTTGGTCTGGACATGGAATTAGTGGAAACCTACAGGACCCATAGCGCGAGGATCACTTGTATGAG ATTGTTCCCACTAATCGACACCCCATTGTATCGAAGTGATGCACATAGAAATGAAATGGCATTAGTCACTTCAAGCACAGATAGAACAGTCCGTCTTTGCTGGAAG GGCCAATCACGCTGTTACAAGGGCCATTCAGGACCTGTTACTGCTCTGGCTGACAAATTGCTTGATGACGGTGAATGCAAAATACTCGCAACTGGTGGTGAAGACTGCACCATTCGCCTTTGGTCTATGAATACAAGAGCAAAAAAACACCCTCTAATATCAACTTTGCATGGGCATGAAAAAACACTGTCACTTTTGTCTGTTGCTTG GCATAAATCCTCCCTGCTGGTCAGCAGTTCCAAAGATACAAAG GTGAAAGTGTGGGACACAATGGCACCTCCTTCCAGTGTCTCATCATCATGTGTTGGGGGTGCTCATCTTAACTCAAGTGGTCCACCGATTGCAATCAAATGCTACGAATCCCTTTgttacattgctgctggatccgAAGTGACAGCAATTGATTTGAGGACGATGAAGAAGGCTTCTGTTCTTGCACTTCGTAACCAAAGAATACTTTCTTGTGAGATGCTGCCCTCTGAATGGCTAATATGCACGGGCATAAAAGACAA GGCTCTTCTGTGGGATATTCGTAAGCCTCAAGAACTCAAGCACACAGTCGCAGAACTGCATTCAGATGGTCCTGTGACGTTGCTTCACTTGGATCCATACAAGGTAGTGATGGGCGCGCCATGGGATGGTCAGGTCCATGTCTGGGAAACCCGGACGGGCCACTTGGTGAACAGATTGAGTTGCGATGAGCCTGTTAAATCAGGAGGGAGAAGCACAGTGTCAGCCATGGCTGTGGACGGGTGTAGGATTGTCACTGCAGGGAGTAGTTCAACCAGAGGCAGCCTGTTACACTACCAAGACTTTCTGAGATCCTCAGTTCCTGTAGCTTTACCTGGCAAGGAAGTTTCCAAGTTCTGGGGATCTCAAGAATATGACGATGAAGACTAG